From Halodesulfovibrio aestuarii DSM 17919 = ATCC 29578, the proteins below share one genomic window:
- a CDS encoding DNA polymerase III subunit delta' translates to MGTSKDQLTQSALEPHDIIAPSLAARHARVRGFIEQLAEDPPQVILFEGGTAEEREAVALYWAARINCVNSPAPCLECSACRQMITKSSRDLFFFDGRAGSIGFDGEPNNTGTIKIEWIRELRSILGEPPRSEKKRVVVLFEAQSLSVASANALLKSLEEPRPNTSFLLLAPQRERLLPTLVSRSWVVTLAWPIGETSSALSDEVREWSDLLATFMVEGTALLTKTGVRGALDATLAVQLIVHCQHELLSAITGRKAGELARLFAQLDIGRQRKLDEVLSECQESLNALVSPPLVIDWLGTKLYLLAKVAAKSSGRPIR, encoded by the coding sequence TTGGGTACGTCAAAAGACCAATTAACCCAGTCCGCTCTGGAGCCTCATGATATTATAGCCCCGTCTTTGGCTGCCCGTCATGCCAGAGTGCGGGGCTTTATTGAGCAGCTCGCAGAAGATCCGCCACAAGTTATTCTGTTCGAAGGTGGAACCGCCGAAGAGCGTGAAGCTGTGGCGCTCTATTGGGCTGCGCGCATTAATTGCGTCAACTCCCCCGCGCCTTGTTTGGAATGTAGTGCCTGTAGGCAGATGATTACTAAATCATCACGCGACTTGTTTTTTTTCGACGGACGTGCCGGGTCTATCGGTTTTGATGGTGAACCCAACAATACGGGGACCATTAAAATAGAATGGATTCGAGAGCTTCGCTCAATCTTGGGAGAGCCGCCACGGTCTGAAAAAAAACGCGTTGTTGTTCTTTTCGAAGCTCAGTCATTAAGCGTTGCCTCGGCAAATGCCTTGCTCAAATCGCTTGAGGAACCGCGTCCGAATACAAGCTTTCTTCTCCTTGCTCCTCAACGTGAGCGCCTGTTGCCGACACTTGTTTCAAGAAGTTGGGTTGTAACCCTTGCATGGCCGATAGGCGAAACTTCTTCTGCGCTTTCAGACGAAGTTCGCGAATGGTCTGACTTGCTCGCGACTTTTATGGTGGAGGGCACAGCGCTTCTCACCAAAACAGGGGTACGTGGTGCATTGGACGCAACGCTTGCGGTACAGCTCATCGTCCATTGTCAGCACGAACTTCTCAGTGCCATAACCGGCAGAAAGGCCGGAGAGCTTGCGCGTCTTTTTGCGCAGCTTGACATTGGTCGTCAACGCAAACTGGATGAAGTGCTCAGTGAGTGTCAGGAGTCTTTAAATGCACTTGTGTCTCCGCCGCTCGTTATCGATTGGCTGGGAACAAAGTTGTATCTTCTCGCTAAAGTCGCTGCTAAATCGAGTGGGCGACCTATCCGATAA
- a CDS encoding adenylosuccinate synthase — MSNVIVMGAQWGDEGKGKIVDLLTRDIDVIVRFQGGNNAGHTVIVGDKEYILHLIPSGILHEGKKCLIGNGVVLDPGVFWKEIEGLRAKGLDVSPERLKISKKTHLIMPYHCALDGAREDHKSDDNKIGTTGRGIGPCYEDKAARIGIRAGDLADHALLRAKIEAALVEKNALFTALYGREAVSVDAVFEEVVAAGDCLVPYLADVTGEIWEAFDSGKNVMFEGAQGIHLDIDHGTYPFVTSSNTVAGNASAGAGIPASRLDRIIAIVKAYTTRVGAGPFPTELSDGDGNYLQEKGHEFGATTGRRRRCGWLDLVVLSETARLNGPTDIALTKLDVLSGMKEIKICTAYEYKGERVTVIPQEQGALGECTPVYESVPGWDEDITKATKWEELPENCQKYIERIEDLTGVRVSIISVGPERDQTIMR; from the coding sequence ATGTCAAACGTAATCGTGATGGGCGCTCAGTGGGGAGACGAAGGCAAAGGTAAAATTGTTGACCTCCTTACCCGCGACATCGACGTAATCGTCCGCTTTCAGGGCGGAAATAACGCCGGTCATACTGTAATCGTAGGTGATAAGGAATACATCCTTCATCTCATCCCGTCAGGCATCCTGCACGAAGGCAAAAAGTGCCTCATTGGCAACGGTGTCGTGCTTGATCCAGGCGTGTTTTGGAAAGAGATTGAAGGGCTTCGTGCAAAAGGACTTGATGTAAGTCCTGAACGCCTTAAGATCAGTAAGAAGACTCACCTCATCATGCCGTACCATTGTGCGCTTGATGGTGCGCGTGAAGATCATAAATCAGACGATAACAAGATCGGTACTACCGGTCGTGGTATCGGCCCATGCTACGAAGATAAAGCAGCTCGAATCGGTATTCGTGCCGGCGATCTTGCAGACCATGCTCTGCTTCGTGCTAAAATCGAAGCTGCACTGGTTGAGAAGAACGCTTTGTTTACAGCTCTTTATGGCCGGGAAGCTGTTTCCGTTGACGCAGTATTCGAAGAGGTTGTGGCAGCAGGTGACTGTCTTGTGCCATATCTTGCCGATGTTACTGGTGAAATCTGGGAAGCATTCGACTCTGGTAAGAACGTGATGTTTGAAGGTGCTCAAGGTATTCATCTTGATATCGACCACGGAACTTACCCGTTCGTAACCTCTTCCAATACTGTTGCAGGTAATGCCTCAGCCGGAGCTGGTATTCCAGCCTCCCGTCTTGATCGTATTATTGCAATCGTTAAGGCATACACAACCCGCGTAGGTGCAGGTCCGTTCCCGACTGAACTTTCTGATGGTGACGGTAACTACCTGCAGGAAAAAGGCCACGAATTTGGTGCTACTACCGGTCGTCGCCGTCGCTGTGGCTGGCTTGATCTTGTTGTTCTCAGTGAGACTGCACGTCTCAACGGCCCTACTGACATTGCACTTACTAAGCTGGACGTTCTGAGCGGTATGAAAGAAATAAAAATCTGTACCGCATATGAATACAAAGGCGAACGTGTTACTGTCATCCCTCAGGAACAAGGCGCTCTTGGCGAATGCACCCCAGTGTACGAATCCGTACCGGGCTGGGATGAAGACATTACCAAGGCGACTAAGTGGGAAGAACTTCCTGAAAATTGTCAGAAGTATATTGAACGCATCGAAGACCTCACAGGGGTACGCGTAAGCATCATCTCTGTAGGCCCTGAACGCGATCAGACTATCATGCGTTAA
- a CDS encoding AICARFT/IMPCHase bienzyme formylation region produces MSDLKNMYKTILGDPFPSEMKVQLGDQELVYRKRTWEIDGEEKGLRYGENPDQPAAVYELAEGSLTLGGVEFRGPGKGLVSALTEENMIQAGKHPGKTNLTDVDNAINMLQYLTAKPAALILKHNNPCGAAWSDKGVADALDKAFWSDRIAAFGGAVVVNRPMTLECAKIINSAYFEVVAAPAFEEGVVDELKKRKNLRILEIPGMAHLEELVNVPVLDFKSLIDGGIVMQQSFRNRILTADDFIPATAEKDGVEVAARKPTAQEADDLLFAWAVEAGVTSNSIIFARNGATVSIGTGEQDRVGCVELTIHKAYTKFADMLAFKEQGISLYELKLKALKDKEAQAILDDIEARTRAEKGGLMGTAMVSDGFFPFRDGVDAALAHGVAAIAQPGGSIRDYEVIEAVNEASPQVAMVFTAQRSFKH; encoded by the coding sequence ATGAGCGACTTGAAGAATATGTACAAAACCATTCTCGGAGATCCATTTCCGTCCGAGATGAAAGTTCAGTTGGGCGATCAAGAGCTTGTGTATCGCAAGCGCACGTGGGAAATTGACGGGGAAGAAAAAGGGCTGCGCTACGGCGAGAACCCTGACCAGCCAGCAGCAGTGTACGAGTTGGCTGAAGGCTCCCTTACTCTCGGTGGTGTGGAGTTTCGTGGACCGGGCAAAGGACTTGTTTCTGCCTTGACTGAAGAAAATATGATTCAGGCAGGCAAACATCCTGGTAAAACCAACCTGACAGATGTTGATAACGCCATTAACATGTTGCAGTACCTCACTGCAAAACCGGCTGCCCTCATCTTAAAGCACAACAATCCTTGCGGTGCCGCATGGTCCGACAAGGGTGTTGCAGATGCGCTTGATAAAGCCTTCTGGAGTGACCGCATTGCTGCTTTCGGCGGCGCGGTAGTGGTAAACCGCCCTATGACGTTAGAGTGCGCCAAAATTATTAACAGCGCATACTTTGAAGTAGTAGCAGCACCTGCATTTGAAGAAGGTGTTGTTGACGAACTGAAAAAACGCAAGAACCTGCGTATACTCGAAATTCCGGGAATGGCACATCTTGAAGAACTGGTAAACGTACCGGTGCTTGACTTCAAGAGCCTGATCGACGGCGGTATTGTAATGCAGCAGTCCTTCCGCAACCGCATTCTCACGGCAGATGACTTTATCCCTGCCACAGCAGAAAAAGACGGTGTAGAAGTAGCAGCACGTAAGCCGACAGCACAGGAAGCGGACGATCTCCTCTTTGCATGGGCTGTTGAGGCCGGTGTTACCTCAAACTCAATTATCTTTGCACGCAACGGCGCTACCGTTTCTATCGGCACCGGCGAGCAGGACAGAGTAGGCTGCGTTGAACTTACTATCCACAAAGCGTACACCAAATTTGCTGACATGCTGGCATTTAAGGAACAGGGCATTTCTTTGTACGAACTTAAGCTTAAAGCGCTTAAAGACAAAGAAGCACAGGCAATTCTGGACGACATTGAAGCCCGCACCCGCGCAGAAAAAGGTGGACTCATGGGAACCGCTATGGTTTCTGATGGATTCTTCCCATTCCGCGATGGTGTCGATGCAGCGCTTGCACACGGTGTAGCTGCAATCGCACAGCCGGGCGGCTCTATTCGTGACTATGAAGTTATCGAAGCAGTGAACGAGGCTTCACCGCAGGTAGCGATGGTCTTTACCGCGCAGCGTTCCTTCAAGCATTAA
- a CDS encoding transglycosylase SLT domain-containing protein: protein MKRRFFTSWEAVLLLFLIAAQAMFMVGSEVMSYLYRLPPVRVVVPNVSQFSSLVSPYGLGVDGELLSRFAKEKDYTITIIRVKSADEAWKLISNDEADLLVGFGGEIPEEYARKITAGPAYDDYQSVTIKDTTQVDNKELQALCRSLLDTVPEGVDEEIYTANDSLISSLVDAFPQMVSSREDSEPSGQTQYARKKLSPPASENSTQGEEPAVNVASEDQEVLEDGDCVDFDQFHMYNLISFDSDEGGIAQIDVRNFTMLHPFFLDVVPDSQINEEGSYRWFWRNKFFAEAGLQKDLRDFWDSVKSKDTIAALKEKNYGFFPKKLNYYVIRKLKNALRKKVPRYSKTMEEASKKYGIDPLLLAAIIFQESHFDNSARSRTGVRGLMQITQATAKDLGINRLDPQQSIMGGAIYLRKLWDKFEGQNLAEWDRWFFTLAAYNQGYAHILDAIKLTKKRGGTGKTWRELKETLPLLAWKRYYSQTRHGYCRGYEAVTYVENIRYYFYLINGLVALSRPEGENLAKLRSSLNSLAPDA from the coding sequence ATGAAGAGACGTTTTTTCACCTCATGGGAAGCAGTTTTACTGCTCTTTCTTATAGCAGCGCAGGCAATGTTTATGGTAGGCTCAGAAGTTATGTCCTACCTTTACCGCCTTCCTCCGGTGCGCGTTGTTGTGCCCAATGTCTCCCAATTTTCCTCTCTTGTTTCTCCATACGGCCTTGGTGTAGACGGCGAACTTTTAAGCAGATTTGCCAAGGAAAAAGACTACACAATCACTATCATCAGAGTAAAAAGTGCAGACGAAGCATGGAAACTAATTTCTAACGATGAAGCAGACTTGCTTGTCGGTTTCGGCGGTGAAATCCCTGAAGAATACGCCAGAAAAATTACTGCCGGCCCTGCGTACGACGACTATCAGTCTGTAACCATCAAAGACACTACACAAGTCGACAACAAAGAACTTCAAGCCCTTTGCCGCAGTCTTTTGGATACAGTTCCTGAAGGCGTAGATGAAGAAATTTACACCGCAAACGACTCTCTTATTTCTTCTCTTGTGGATGCTTTTCCCCAGATGGTTTCGTCTCGGGAAGACAGTGAACCTTCCGGTCAAACCCAGTATGCCAGAAAAAAACTAAGCCCACCTGCCTCTGAAAATTCGACACAAGGTGAAGAACCCGCTGTAAACGTTGCGTCTGAAGATCAAGAAGTTCTTGAAGATGGCGACTGCGTCGATTTTGACCAATTCCACATGTACAATCTCATATCTTTCGATAGCGATGAGGGGGGCATTGCACAAATTGATGTTCGTAATTTTACAATGCTGCACCCCTTCTTCCTTGACGTTGTGCCTGATTCACAAATCAATGAAGAAGGCTCATATCGCTGGTTCTGGCGTAACAAGTTCTTTGCGGAGGCCGGATTACAAAAAGACCTTAGGGACTTCTGGGACTCCGTTAAATCAAAAGATACCATCGCCGCGTTAAAAGAAAAGAATTACGGATTCTTCCCCAAGAAACTGAACTATTACGTTATCAGAAAACTAAAAAATGCATTGCGTAAAAAAGTTCCCAGATATTCAAAAACAATGGAAGAGGCGAGCAAGAAATATGGCATTGACCCACTACTGCTTGCAGCAATAATTTTTCAAGAATCGCATTTCGACAACAGTGCTCGCAGTAGAACTGGCGTACGCGGATTGATGCAGATAACCCAAGCGACAGCAAAAGACCTTGGAATCAACAGACTTGACCCGCAACAATCAATCATGGGCGGGGCAATATATTTACGTAAACTGTGGGATAAATTCGAAGGCCAGAACCTTGCTGAATGGGACAGGTGGTTCTTCACTCTTGCAGCATACAACCAAGGATATGCTCATATTCTTGACGCAATTAAACTTACAAAAAAGCGCGGTGGCACAGGCAAAACCTGGCGGGAATTGAAAGAAACCCTGCCGCTTCTGGCCTGGAAGCGTTACTACTCTCAGACCAGACACGGCTATTGTCGCGGCTATGAAGCCGTTACATACGTAGAAAATATCCGGTACTACTTTTATCTCATTAACGGGTTAGTCGCTCTTTCGAGGCCGGAAGGCGAGAACCTTGCCAAGCTTAGGAGCAGTTTGAACTCCCTGGCTCCCGATGCCTGA